gaacattTGAACGTTGCATCTCACGGAAGActtccaaccgtcactaaaaaaaCTTTCTATGACAGTTGAATAGTAAACCATCACCAATTATTTTCTATGACGGTTTCAAACCATCACCATATATTTTGAGTGACAATTTTGGTTATTTTCAGTTATAGTTTCGTCCGTCACAAAATTCAAATTCTAGTGTTTGTTTACTGtgcatatattatattagagtaAACATCCTACTAAAATATCGTAATTTAACTTTTGCTGTTCATTGCTTCATTTTTTCACCTTATATTAGTTATATACGCATCCccttatatgaaaaattaacaTGTTTTGGTTAGTAGGACATTTATTAAGCAGAGTCTAATGTGTGGcgatataatgataatatacatGAGGCAAAATTTCCTTAAGAGTTTTTGTCATTTagagtaagagagagagaggctgcaAATCATATTAGCATGACTTGGTTGATCTTCCAAGTACAATGAATTTCAAGCACTGTCATTTGACGCACCATCTAAAATATTATCTACAAGTTGTCAGTTTCGAGTCATAATGAGAATATACAAGAACTGCCATAAaaaatttttgtgattaaagtatttctctcgTCAGAACAACTCAAAATAGTGTAGTGTTAGCCAATGATGTCTTAGCTCTATCAGCTTGATACTTAGACTTGgggaaatttataataattaattgaaaaaattagaaattagaaattgaaaagtattgtgtttaaatgatgtttgagaatgaaatAACTGAGAATACCTAAGAACACTATTGTACACTAAATGTATCTTATACCAATAAAAAGGATCCATCGGTACTAGTATAGAGATCAAGCTCCTTTGAAGAactataaaatcttttttattttttttcattggatATCTAATAATCTATTGTTAGaacccaagaaaatattttgggtTTTCAAAGAATCAGTGTGACATTAAGGAAAAATTGGAGGTCCGATTCCACCTAAAGGAGACCTCATTAAAGTATTTATCGTGATTGTTGATTTCGTGTGATTCGTCTAAAGGCGGTGTGGTAGAAAAAATATCCAGAGGTTAAGTTTGATTTCTCTAAGGCAAAGAGCATATCCTAGATCAGTTTTACAAGGAAGAAGACAACCATGAGAGGACATGAGATACATCCTGAACAAGCAATTCAATTCTATTCCAAGATgactaaaattacatattttgaGTAAGGtttatataatcataaaatgtGTAATTTTCACGcagttcttttaaaaaagagtataatttcttattaaaaaattaatttttttttatgtgaatttcgTATTTACCCactctttttaaagaaattgtGTGACGTTTATGCACTTCATGAccgtaaatatcatttttcaaattaatatattaacttgATTTGAGAGACAAAAGTAAGTGGAAGCTTTTCATAGGATGTGTGACAGTGTTTGAAGCTCGAGTTCAAATTAAGTTCATCATAGAACATGTTATTCCGTAATAATGAAAATCTTCGATTTTTAAAGGAATGAgagaattattaaattttgtgtaaAGCTAAGATAATTATATCTGAAAATCAAGTTCATagactattttttgttttatttttttattagaaaaataatatgcagGTTTATCTAGTCTTGTAGctaactcaatttaaaattattggACAGTTTATCCTCAGATTAGTGAGTACCCACCACACCATCAAACTGAGATTTGTTCTTGACCAAACTCTTGGGCTTAGATTTAGGTGAAGttgataatgagttgagataaaatgaaaattgaataaatattattttttaataatattattattttaaaatttgaaaatattaaattgtttattattttgtgtaaaaatttaaaaaagttacaaTGTTTAGAAGAGATGAGTTAACATAACTCTCAATCCAAATGAAGCTCTAAAGTGagacataaatatatgaaatagacCCCACAACATTTACAGTCACCCGGGGAATTTCTTGACTAATATTAAATGCTTAATAACTGTTGTGGAGTCACTTCATAACCAAATTTTAGGGCTTAACAGCTAGAGAGTAATAAAGGCATGAAAGATCCCACAACATTTATAATTATCCTAGTGAATTTCTTGACTAGCATTAAATGCTAAATAACTATTGTGAGGCCAGTTGATATATTTACCTCTTTTCCCCCACCAGGTCCTAGAGTTCATTCAATAACTCCAGGAGATTCAAATCCTCAAAATTGTAGGCTGTGGCAGACCCAATTCAAAATTAGATTGTTAAGATTATACTCGTCACACCATCAAAATTAAGACTATGATACCAGTTATCTAATTCAACCTAACCCAGTCCAGTACTGATCCAACAAAAACAAGGGGACCTCCAGGAGTATCAGCAGAGCTTAAGAAGCCATGAGCAAGACAAATTAGGGAAACATACCACCAATCTCGTGACTAAACAAGAAGAAAAGGCccaaaattatgataattcGAAACCTTGAATGTCCACAATCATAATGCGGTAAACCCAAGGTGGAAGGGCAGTGTTAGCGATTCTCATGCATCGTGCTCAGTCGTTTCTTTTAGTTCCATTGGAAGGATAGTTTTTCTCTTTGAGGATCTTCAAAACATTGCCCAGTGCTTGCAGGCAGTCCCATACATTGGAAGGATGGTTTTTCTCTTTGAGGATCTTCAAAACATTGACCAGTGCTCGCAGGCGGTCCCATATATTAAGGCCATAGAGGGCTTCAACGAGTGACTCCTGAAACTCAAAACCATTCTCCGCAATGGGATACTATGGTTGCAAAGCGAGAAAGTAGTCagtgttgttattattgttattattattactttgcATACTCTAAAAACACACACAGAAAGAGAGATCGAAGATGACCTGTATAGGCTTAGGTatctttgtttttataaaaggcCACCATCTATCCTCAACAACTGATTTTACAAGACAGCAAGCTCGTAACCCTTCAGCACCAGCAAAGCGACCAAATCCACtgtgtttcacaccaccaaatGGAAGGGACTGGAAAATCAAGAGGCAGCTCTGTTCAGTTGAATAAACTGCAATTTCCAAGGTTCAGTAATTTTTATCCTTGGACGGTTTGACAGAGGAAAGTATGAgcagaaaacagaaaaaaaaaaaaaggtttaaatgataaaaatgaccaATTATTTCCCAATTAAAACAGTTATATGAATAGAAACTAAGTTTTTTCGCCCCCAATGAAGGATATACATGATTCACGTGCATAATTACCTAGTTATATGGCAAAAATACTTTTATGTCCCTGTAGGCTTTAATCTTGATGGTAGTAgatcttttaaaacaaatataatccaCATCAATTGTTTCCAGTGAAGTAATTAATCTACCTGGTCCTAGCATGAATTTTTGATAGAAACTAAGATCACTACATTATCCAATAGCAGCAGTAGAATAATATTACCTGACACATGTAATTAGATGCAAAGTCATTAATTGCAGCAACTCCACAATGGATCTGTGAAGCTATCTCTCTGGCACGGCCTTGACTTCCAGAGAAAACAGCACAGCCAAGTCCATATTTTGAGTCGTTTGCAAGCATCACAGCTTCTTCATCCGTGCTAAATTTCATTATAGGCATGATTGGTCCAAAAGCCTGCATAAAATTAGCAAGTCCTCCTTCAAATAACTAGTAAAGATCAAGGATCTAAGTATTCAAGTTCCATACTGTTTCCATACCATGCAAGAAAAGAGCAAACACAACCTCAAGAATGGCCTCAATGTTAACCACTACAACCATCATCATACTAAGCTTAAACTTATTTCATGATTGAAAGTAGTCCTCAACATCTATGACACCATATGCACATTTCCGATGGACAGACCAAAAGAGACAATTGCAAATGCTTCAGAACAGAACACAAGAGTTTTGGTACCTCCTCTTGCATCAACTTCATTGTATGATTTACTTTTACTATCACGGTGGGAAGAAAAAACTGATCCACTGCACCTTCACTTATATTACCAAAGCTTCCACGAGCAAAAATTTCAGCTCCTTTCTCTAAGGCATCATTGACAAGGCTTTCAAGCTTTTCAGAGTGCTCTTGCAAACATATGCCTCCCATATCATACTTACCAGCAAGGGGTGGGCCCTtcaaaagattatcaaacaataGGCAAATGTTAGGTACTTTCTGATAAGGTAATTAATCTTATATACTCCCTCTGTATGTCAAGAACACTTTGtgtcatcaataaaatcttggCTTATAAAAAATGAAGTGAATTCCCTTGGCATGCTTTATTTGATCAGTGTGCATTTCTGTGTAGGAAAGAATCCACCACGAAAAGCAACATTCACAAGAGGTAAGGTATGCAAAAACATTGCATTTCAGGAAATTAACCTCAATGCCTCACAAGGCTGTTGGCAGCTGGCTTTTCCAGTTTAATAACACTGAGTTAAAACTGTGGGTTTCACCCCAACAGTGATGATTCATTATGCCCAACAACAGTTAAAACCCAATGACTGGATCATTTAATGCTCAGTCCATCCATTGACTGGTCAAATACATAATTTCACAAAGTCAATAATGCATTTGAGGCCAATTTTGCACTGAAATGtgaacctatcaaaaaaaaaaaaatgcactgaAATGTGAAATCATCAACTTCCTTGCAAATCACCATCAATAATGGTGAATTGTGTATCCTGAACTCCAACATGAGTTTTCATAGGAAACACCAGAACTAACTAAATATCCACCAAGCGCATGcaaaaatagaaatttcactGATTTTACAGTATGGGACTTACAGGCAAGACTTCTGAGTGCTGATTAGCACAGATGACCAAGTAACTACTTCAACTCAAAGTAgtataatattatgaaaatacaaatgctagaaaaacaaaataagcaTTTTAGTATAGAGTATTGCTACATCCACAAAGAAATCACACAAAAACAatcccacaaactgatgtggcttgatttgatccattagatctactttacaataaacgtaactttacaatctgacaaatcacattaaaccacatcagtttgtggaattacttttgtgtaatccctTTATAGCTAGAGTATTTCCCTTTAGTATATCATGTCTGAAAAATATACTTACAGCCGAAACGGACTTAACAATTTTGGCCACTTCACTGACAAATGAAGAATAAATTTCCCTATGGACATAAAACCTCTCAGCACCAGCACAATTTTGTCCACTAGATTGAAGAGCAGCTCTAACAGCAATGTGTGCAACCTGTATTGGATTGATAAACCCATGTCCGCAAAAATGGATGTCAAGTCCACtacaagaggaaaaaaaagaaaagaaactcaAGTAGGATCCATACGTGATTCACATCTACATCTTCACACACAATAAATGCATCTTTTCCACCAAGCTCAAGTGTAACAGGAATAAGTGTCTCTGCAGCATTTCTCATTATCTGCAGAAATAGCAAGCATGCCAACCTATAAGCAAGGCAAACACTGAATTGAGTGCAGTGTGACTTATTTGCTATAACAGCAGGCACAAGAATAAGAATATGCTTCCTTTTTAAGGGTGGAAGAAATTTCAATTCATCAGGCACCTTTTATAGATGAGCTTAAAACCTCAAGAAAATTAAGTTCTTTGAggtagaaaaaaaagaaaaaagaaaaatgatcagtagataaagaaaaaaaaaaatgaaaggaaaaaaactaCTAACTTCAAACAGAATCAAATTAAAGCTGCctttatcataaaaataataactgtatataaccaCCATTCGTTGGTATTTGCTTCGATGCATATCAATGCATACTTAAGACATCAAGAGTCACCGCAAGCGAAATAATgatcaaacataatttttttataagtaataatgatcaaacaataataaagtgataattCGCTTCAGAAattggaaaagaaaatcaatTCCATTCAATTGTCCAAAGAAAAATCATACCATCTTACCCACACCAGGCGATCCAACAAATATAACTTTGTCGACAGAAGACACCAGTGCTTCTCCGGTTTCCGCAAAGCTTTAGAGAGAAATGTCTGATTAACAGTCTACAAAAAATCCTGACACATAGGTAATAAAAGATCTAAACAAAAAGGGCATACCCTGTAATAACTTCAACCAAATTTTCAGGAGCTCCAACCGCAGCCAGGGCTGATTGAATAATTTGGAAATAGAAACATCCAGACCAACTCGCATGTTCTGAGACCTATTTGCaagcaaattattaaaaattaaagttcAGTAAAATTACTCATccaaaagaaatttattatgTTTGAAGTAACCTCCCCAATTTAAGTCAATTATTGCAGAATACGACATGACACAGGTACATGTAACAATGATAGATGTGAATATAGGGTGTAAGACAACCTCCAACTTAAACGAAATAAAGGCAAAGACAACAGTGTAGCAGTGTCATTTTGTGAATGTACAAGGCAtccaaaatgacaaaaaataaattagttagAAATTAGATACCTTAATCACAATGCTATTTCCTGAAAAGACAGCTGCTAGCATtggattaaaaatattatggaaaGGATAGTTCCAAGATACTATGGCACCAATAACACCAAGGGGGTGAAATTCCACTTTGGATTTCTTGTAAAACATTGATCGTCCAGAAGATCTACAAAAACAGTGACGaattacatgaattaaaaatactaCATATAGTTCAAATACATCCCAATTTGCATATCACACGAAAGATATTCAAATTTATGAGTAGAAAGTGGGAAATTGCCATAGTGATAAGGTTCATTATGAATGGGCAATTGGTATGATGCCGCATTCAAAGGGAGACATAGGAGTTTGTTCTTGAACAGGACATATTCAGGGACATATCATTCACGAAATTGGAAACAAGCAATATAGAGGCAAGAAgattagtcttttttttttctacgtAGGCATGAAGATTAATCATTTGAATAGAATAGAGCCTGCTCACATAAACACAATTTCAGTAGTTCCTTTACGTCCAAAGTGGAGATCATTcaaaattaatggaaaaaagACATACCGGTATTCAGGCTTTAGCCACCGCTCACCCTCCGAAAGAAGCCAAGTAATCTTCTCACATGTTGTCATTATTTCGCCTAAAGACGCATCTACCATTGTCTTTCCAGTATCACGTGACGATACCCTAATCAAAAAGACAGATGAACTAAAATTGGCACCCCAACTGAGCATGATATAATACAGCCATTGATTCCACACATATAGGGCAACCACCCCCAACacagagaaggggggggggggggggggggggggggggggggttggtaaGAAAGCAACCATGGTGAACCCACATGTCCACTACGATTATAAACACTTCTTCTAACTCCAATTTAACCAGCCtagcagagagagagaagaggggaagaaaaaaaaccatTCACACTTTTATTCAGAAATATATATCCTTCACTAACTTGTTCAAATCATTCAAagaacattaaataataatgatgatgcATATGTGGTTAGGAATTAACAAAAAGAAGGGGGAGATCAATGGCTAAAAAGATTCCTCCTACTCTATGCAGGAACAGAATCCTTACTCGCATATGAGCTGTTGGTGTttaattatatagtttaaaagTATCCGCAAAAACTGGCGCCTTTGCTTGAAGCTGCTCTTTGCCCAGACTTTCTGTGCCTTCCTTGCATGTGCCACACGCTCCTCCACCTGAGCACAAATATTTAGAGTAGTTCTAGCTGAGCATGCATACTGGATAGTACCTTTAGTAGACTATGCAATGTCAGACAGTAGTTTTTAGTTGGTAGTCGCCCTCCCCtttgttaaattttattttccaccAGAAACCAGTAGGGTAATATGCATAGAGACATTATTTAAGGTTGTACAGATGGATGGATAAACAGAAACAGACATCATGGAGACTAAGAATACCTCTGGGTTATTAACAAATTTGAGTGGCATTTGCATCAGAATAGCTACTTACATGTACACAATGACAAATGGATAAAAGGACCTTACACACACATATGAATTGATAATGGATATTCCTGTACATGTACAGGTTAGAACAAAATGGCAGATGTGTGTAAAATGATAAACACATAGTTCGACAGATACATCATGTTTATCTCTGGAAAAAGAAGTATAAGATAGTTCGGGAGAACAGCTTTGCAATCAAAAGAGCTAtaagaattgaataaaaaatatgtgcACCATGTATATCATTGGTTTATTGCAAACCTGCAACAGTGAATCACAAAATCTGCTTATAACAGAAATCACAGCTCAAATGCTTAATAACGGTCGGAAATTAATTGTGTCCATGAGTCCTaatattagatgaaaattttattcccCAAATTGGACCATTAATAATGATAATGCCACAAGCATAACTTCCACCTACATGTAGTTTAATAGCCATTCATGATATCATTAAGGGATTATCCATTAATGATACAATTTCAggcaaaaatgaaataattcatcAATGTAAAAGTAGAGAGGAAAGGAGACGGATGTTCATCTCCCCCCATGAGTTCCCACCCTGTTTCCTCTCTTATCTAGATTTGGGTGTAATTCCTGTTCCTTTTCTCTCGGCGTTGGGTATACTAAAACTTTCCAATGTCTGTATATAAGAAACCAACCAAAGCAGAGCAAATAACTCATAACTCCGTATATAACCATAACCTCAATCTTGAATACAGTCAAAAACCTATAATTTGGGGTTCAATTCAAATGGATACAGATTAAGAAGGTAAATAAATAGGATACAATAAAGCTATCGGACCCAACTGATCTCGGTCCCGAGAAGCACACAACATCACTAACCTCTGCAGGTGTTAATGCAGGGAAATATCCCAAGTATTTCATTGTCGCGGGCTCATAGCACTGAACTTTCGGATCTGCCTGCTGCGTCCTTCCCCTCGGCGGAACCTACACCAAACCAATCGCCAATAAAAGGTAAGAAACCGGGTAGTATACCAAAgtgaataaaattcataattcTACTATTTTTGCTTTTCTTAAGTGAAACTGGACATCCATTTTAGACTTTACGGGCAATATGAATTACTCTGAGGTActatgaaaaaaaaacattgacgCAAACTGAATCAATTTATACAAAAAAGCAGAGATTAATTTGTTGTCcagttcatttttctttcttaacgCAGATCAGATTgataatccttttttttttataagtaaaaatattttatatatcaaaaggagTAACCAAGTATACACACCTAGCCTATAATAAAGAGCCCCTAATGAAAAAAGGCCTTGAAAAGCAACCCAAAATACACTAATCCCAAAACTACCTAAAATACCCAAAAAAGTACACTGAACCTCAGGCCAAGCCCCTAATTACACTAATATCCAAGCCAAACGccaaccccaaccccttgtGTTTCCCGGCTTCACATTGCCCTCCCTTTAGACTTCCCTCTTACTGAGCTACCTCCCTAACTGATAATCTCAATAACAGGCGTCCTATTTTGGAATTAATCGGAAAGTAAGAGACAGTTAAGCCCGAAATCTTGCACAAAACTGGTTAGTGATTTTTAATATCATACTAAATTCAGATAAAGTACAAATCCTGTCGAATTACAAAAAGCCAAAGAGAAAAAGGCAGTTGAGAAACTCACATATATGAAGCCGTTCTCCTGCATCTGACTCCCATCCTCCAACACTGCCATTGGCAAAAGCACACCAGATCTTTAGCGacacagagacagagacagagagagagagagagagagaggaagaggaagaagaaagttgttttttttggggggggggggggggggggggggggggggggggggggggtatggAGAGCTTCATTTATGAATCATACCGTCTGAGTCATCGACGTCGATGGAGGGAACATTGTGGGGAATTAGCATGAAAAGGAATCTACAAATGGCGTAAGCTAATGCAAGAACCAGCAAAGGCCACCAAAACGCCATTTTTCTTCTGGGAAATGGAAGAGAGCGAAAATGAAGCAGCAATCGCAACGGATTCTATTTTACTTCGGTTTACTTAATTCGCTAAATTAACTACGATGGCATCTTGGCTTTAATCAAAGTAAGAAAAAACTGCGATCGCATCTTCTGAAATTATTGGTCTTGAGGCTAATTTCAGAAGATGCCATCGCAGCTTTGTTTCTCTGGAAAATTGCggtataaattataacttataattttatacttataacttaagtaataaattttattattaaaaattatttattatttgataattttatgtttaaaatacttttaaatacaTTACGGTGGTTATAAacgaattaaaaaaatattttttaagataaaaatgacgattatttaaatttttaaaaattataatcatatttttaaaatttaaaaagttgtaattatttaaaagttgtataggtatttttatctattaacaatctttttaaaatctaaattacGTTATGTATTATTCGAAAAAATACAtttgagaaaaatcatcaaaTGATGTTTTTCATCTAACATATtgtttaacttatttgagattaaacgtactttaatatgtaatactcaaacaacttaatttttctATGAAAAAGCTTTTACATCTACTTTTTAAGACTCATACCCCAACTCCAAACAGACCCAAATTATGATTTGAGCAATATTTGATCTGGGAACAAATTCTATATAACAAAGTTTATATAGTAATATGATgtatcatatttaaaaaatgaagattttgCTAATTTAATGACCATTTTATAGAATTATcaataatttgataaaattatctttttattcAGGGATTTTGGCATGTACAttctattaaaaacaaaaaaaaaaaacaaggaataATTAGGCATTAACCTTTTGTATTTTACCTTGTTTAAGATTTGGCTCTCATATAAGTCTTTTTAGAGTTAACAATCAGTGAGTCAGGGCATCAGATAAGAGCTGGCCCTAATattctagagagagaagctctccATTCTCTTTAGAAGTCCAAGCCGTAAACCACCTCAgaggggggtgggagcttcggctccttcCTCCCTCCTTCCGGTAAACCACCTCAAACTGCTGAAGGGTTCGCCAAAAGGAGCGGCACGTGAGCCACACAAGCGGCTCATAGTGCCATCACACAGAGGGCTCTGTTGTCACCAAGCGCCGCTTTTTTGGGGTCAGCGAGTCTGAAAGCTTTAGGATAAACAGTCTGGCACACTCCGAGTGTAGCATGTGTCCTTCACATGCCACTTCAGTCTCCTTGTGCAgtggtttttcaattttatgtgctctttcagtttctattttggtgtatttcaattttttcgatattttttgtgtatttccgttttgttattttgttgttgtttgcgtttagtttaaaataataagaaatagacTATTAGACTTGTGGTCCATAGTACGAAAACACC
This genomic interval from Carya illinoinensis cultivar Pawnee chromosome 2, C.illinoinensisPawnee_v1, whole genome shotgun sequence contains the following:
- the LOC122300362 gene encoding aldehyde dehydrogenase 22A1 isoform X2 → MAFWWPLLVLALAYAICRFLFMLIPHNVPSIDVDDSDVLEDGSQMQENGFIYVPPRGRTQQADPKVQCYEPATMKYLGYFPALTPAEVEERVAHARKAQKVWAKSSFKQRRQFLRILLNYIIKHQQLICEVSSRDTGKTMVDASLGEIMTTCEKITWLLSEGERWLKPEYRSSGRSMFYKKSKVEFHPLGVIGAIVSWNYPFHNIFNPMLAAVFSGNSIVIKVSEHASWSGCFYFQIIQSALAAVGAPENLVEVITGFAETGEALVSSVDKVIFVGSPGVGKMIMRNAAETLIPVTLELGGKDAFIVCEDVDVNHVAHIAVRAALQSSGQNCAGAERFYVHREIYSSFVSEVAKIVKSVSAGPPLAGKYDMGGICLQEHSEKLESLVNDALEKGAEIFARGSFGNISEGAVDQFFLPTVIVKVNHTMKLMQEEAFGPIMPIMKFSTDEEAVMLANDSKYGLGCAVFSGSQGRAREIASQIHCGVAAINDFASNYMCQFIQLNRAAS
- the LOC122300362 gene encoding aldehyde dehydrogenase 22A1 isoform X1, yielding MAFWWPLLVLALAYAICRFLFMLIPHNVPSIDVDDSDVLEDGSQMQENGFIYVPPRGRTQQADPKVQCYEPATMKYLGYFPALTPAEVEERVAHARKAQKVWAKSSFKQRRQFLRILLNYIIKHQQLICEVSSRDTGKTMVDASLGEIMTTCEKITWLLSEGERWLKPEYRSSGRSMFYKKSKVEFHPLGVIGAIVSWNYPFHNIFNPMLAAVFSGNSIVIKVSEHASWSGCFYFQIIQSALAAVGAPENLVEVITGFAETGEALVSSVDKVIFVGSPGVGKMIMRNAAETLIPVTLELGGKDAFIVCEDVDVNHVAHIAVRAALQSSGQNCAGAERFYVHREIYSSFVSEVAKIVKSVSAGPPLAGKYDMGGICLQEHSEKLESLVNDALEKGAEIFARGSFGNISEGAVDQFFLPTVIVKVNHTMKLMQEEAFGPIMPIMKFSTDEEAVMLANDSKYGLGCAVFSGSQGRAREIASQIHCGVAAINDFASNYMCQSLPFGGVKHSGFGRFAGAEGLRACCLVKSVVEDRWWPFIKTKIPKPIQYPIAENGFEFQESLVEALYGLNIWDRLRALVNVLKILKEKNHPSNVWDCLQALGNVLKILKEKNYPSNGTKRND